CGACCGAGCTGTTCAACGTGGGAATGATCAAAGGTGCGGATCATAATCATGCCCACGAAGCGCGAGAGAACCTTGCCAACGTCGTAGATCGATTCGCGCACTCCGAGCTGGATCTCCTTGTCGGTAATATAGAGCGAATTACCACCCAGTTCATTGATTCCCACTTCGAACGAAATTCGGGTACGCAGTGACGGCTTATGAAAAATACAGGCGACGGTTTTGCCCAGAAGAGGTTTGGGAGCGCTTTTGCCTGTTTTCATATCCTTGCAGAGGTTGAGCACATCGATCGCCTCGTCGCGAGTGAAATCGGTTATCTGCAGAAAATCTTTGGTCATTTCCTTCTCCTTTTAAAATGTTTGCTGTTTTTGATCGCCTAATTTACTTTTCCTGATAGCTATGTCAAGGAGATTGAGTGCGCGCCAGAAAGCGCTTGAGTTTGAAGCATTTAGTGTTTATCTTTGGGGCGCATCGAAACCTGGCCGGAGAAAGGATCGTTATGAGCGCGTCAAATTCGAACATGGGATGGGGACTCATTTTTGTGACAGTTGGAGCTCTGTTGTTATTAAATCAGACCACCGATTTCGCTTTCTGGGAGTTCATCGGCGACTGGTGGCCGCTGGCTTTGATCATTATCGGTCTATGGATGATCTTTCAGCAAACCCGCTCTCGTAACCACAATGAAGAACATCTTCTCGACGCCGCGGATACAACCAAAGCGTTCGGTTCTCTCAATATCGCTCCCACGGTTCTGGACAGTTCCGGTAAAACATACAAGATCGCGTTTGGAGACATCCTGGCCAATTTCAGCGATACCGATCTGCGCCAGGGCGAAAATAAAATCGAAATCGCGCTCGGATTCGGCGATATCAATATCACCCTGCCAAAGGACAAAGCCTGCAAAGTAAAAACCGCCTGCGGCCTGGGCGATATCGACATGATGGGGCTCAAAAGCAAAAACAGTTTTTCAATCTCGGAAGAACATGAAGATGAAAATTACTCCGGCGCGGACAAGCAACTTTACATCCAGGCCAGGGTGGGAACCGGCAACATCAAGATCAAACGGGCGATTTGAGGAAGTTTTTGAGGGATGCGCGTAATTCTCCTGACCCAGTATTTTCCACCCGAAACCGGGGCCGCCCAGAACAGGCTGTTCGCACTGGCCAAAGCCTTTCGCAAGCGCGGACATCAGATCACAGTGTTGACATCACTGCCAAACTACCCGACCGGCAGGATATTCGAAGATTACCGCTATCATTATAAATACCACGAAAAAATCGAGGGAATCGAAATCCTCAGGAGCTGGCTTTATGTTCATCCCTCGCGGGGCACCATACCGACCGCCCTGTCTTATTTGACATTCGCCTCTACTTCACTGGATATCGCCATCAGGCATATCGATTCCGCGGATGTCATTGTCTGGGAATATCCTCCCCTGTTTCTGGGATATACCGCCATGAAGCTGGCGAGGAGATATAATGCCCGCCTGGTCACGAATTTCGCCGACCTGTGGACAGACCTGATCTCGGAACATCGAATCCTTTCCAGCCAGTTTATCATCAGGCGTTTTAAAAGCTACGAACGGAAAATAATTGAGCGCAGCGACCTGGTGACCGCTCAAACCGAGGGCCTGATTGACAAGATAAGAAACTTCTCACCTGATTCAAACCCGCGTCTCTGGCCCAACGGAGCGGATACTAAGATGTTTTATCCACGCGAGAAAGACGAAGACTTCATGAGTCTGGTAAATCCGGATGGTAAGTTCATTGTCGGATACGCTGGTCTACACGGACGAAATCACAACCTCAGCAGGTTATTGGAAGCGGCAAATTTATTAAAAGATGATTTTGATATTGAGTTCGTTTTCTGCGGTGATGGTTTCGAAAAGCCTAAGCTGATTAAACTTGCCAGCGATCTGGAACTTGAAAATGTCGTTTTCTATGATCCGGTTAGGTATGCAGATGTGCCCCGGCTGATGTCCTGTTTCGACCTGGGAGTAGTTATCCACCGCAATCTGCCTGGTCTGAGTTGTGTGCGTTCGGCCAAGCTGTTCGAGCTTATGGCCATGGGCATTCCGATTCTGCATATCGGTAAAAGCGAAGGAGCGGAGATAGTACGGAAGGCTGAGGCGGGTGTGGTAGTGGAACATGAATTCCCCGCTAAGATAGCAGACGCTGTTCACAATTTGAAATCACGTTCTGAACTGAAAAAATACTCCTCAAAAGGACGCAAGAACGTTATTGAAATTTTCGATCGGGAAAAAATCTCTCTGGATATTGTCAGTCTAACAGAATCGCTCTGGAATTGATCGGTTACTCAGCTTTTGCGACTACCGGATTTTGTATCATCAAGTAGGAATAACTATGCGAACAATCCTCCTGCATTTTATTCATGTTGAACTGATAATCTGCCATCGAACCGAAAGCGAACTCTTTAAATAGTTTTTTGAGTCGCAGAGCTACCCTGCTGCGAAACAGTCCTTGATGCAGTCTCGTTTTCCTAGAAACCTCGAGGGTATGCAATTCTTGGCAGTTGAGTTCGTATGGATGGATGTAAACTACTGCTGGTCTACTCTCTTTTTCGATCATGCGCAGAAAACGACGGCTCAGATTGTATGGAAACAAGCGAAAGTAACCGCCCCCCAATATTGGAATCTTTCTTTTCATAATTTTAACAGTTGAGAGCGGATATTCCCATAAACCATTCTGGAAGCCATACGGATAGACCGGACTGTCAGGCGATCCGTAGCGCCCACCGTTGATGGGAAAAATACTGGAATCGTAATCGAGCCCGGCTTCGCGCATGATATCGAAAGCCCAGTGCATATCCAGGTCGATCGAAAAATCCGGCGCGCGATGACCGCGGACTTGCTGACCACAGATATCTTCGAGAACCTTGATCGAACGCACCAGTTCGGATTTGAATTTATCGGGACCGAGCTCTTTGACCGACCGGTGCGACCAGCCATGAGTTCCGATCTCGTGTCCATCATTGTGGACCTTTCTGATAAGTTCAGGATATTTCTCTGCTACCAGCCCTAAGCAAAAGAAGGTCGCTTTAACTCCATACTTGTCAAAAAGATCGAGTAACATTCCCGTGTTGTCGATCACATTTGGTGTGATCGGCAAATTATAGTCCAAACAGGACTGTGGCCAGTCCTCCAGGTCAACAGAAATGATATGTCTGTACATTTTGATTCCTTCCCGGGTACGAAGGGAGAAGAACCATATAATATAGTAACTAAGATACTATAATAGATTGGATAGTATTTGTCAAAGTATATATTTGCTTAAATCTTCGTCTTCGACGATATCGGCCAGTCGTTTCTGGACCTTGTTGCGC
This DNA window, taken from Candidatus Zixiibacteriota bacterium, encodes the following:
- a CDS encoding glycosyltransferase; its protein translation is MRVILLTQYFPPETGAAQNRLFALAKAFRKRGHQITVLTSLPNYPTGRIFEDYRYHYKYHEKIEGIEILRSWLYVHPSRGTIPTALSYLTFASTSLDIAIRHIDSADVIVWEYPPLFLGYTAMKLARRYNARLVTNFADLWTDLISEHRILSSQFIIRRFKSYERKIIERSDLVTAQTEGLIDKIRNFSPDSNPRLWPNGADTKMFYPREKDEDFMSLVNPDGKFIVGYAGLHGRNHNLSRLLEAANLLKDDFDIEFVFCGDGFEKPKLIKLASDLELENVVFYDPVRYADVPRLMSCFDLGVVIHRNLPGLSCVRSAKLFELMAMGIPILHIGKSEGAEIVRKAEAGVVVEHEFPAKIADAVHNLKSRSELKKYSSKGRKNVIEIFDREKISLDIVSLTESLWN
- a CDS encoding DUF3473 domain-containing protein: MYRHIISVDLEDWPQSCLDYNLPITPNVIDNTGMLLDLFDKYGVKATFFCLGLVAEKYPELIRKVHNDGHEIGTHGWSHRSVKELGPDKFKSELVRSIKVLEDICGQQVRGHRAPDFSIDLDMHWAFDIMREAGLDYDSSIFPINGGRYGSPDSPVYPYGFQNGLWEYPLSTVKIMKRKIPILGGGYFRLFPYNLSRRFLRMIEKESRPAVVYIHPYELNCQELHTLEVSRKTRLHQGLFRSRVALRLKKLFKEFAFGSMADYQFNMNKMQEDCSHSYSYLMIQNPVVAKAE